In one Brevinematia bacterium genomic region, the following are encoded:
- the rsfS gene encoding ribosome silencing factor: protein MVKKRKVATKRFIDSLCNVLSSKKAEDIKIINTTKKTSEFDYMVIVTANGKYHIEAIADEVEKFIENNNITVLGKDVNPETGWIVFDLVHTVIHIMSPEVREYYSLERIWETPK from the coding sequence ATGGTCAAAAAGAGGAAAGTTGCAACTAAGAGATTCATTGACTCCTTATGTAATGTCCTTTCTTCAAAAAAGGCTGAGGACATAAAGATTATTAACACTACCAAAAAGACCTCAGAGTTTGACTATATGGTGATAGTCACAGCCAATGGCAAGTATCATATTGAAGCAATAGCCGATGAAGTAGAGAAATTCATTGAAAACAACAATATCACAGTTCTTGGAAAAGACGTAAACCCGGAGACAGGATGGATAGTCTTTGATTTAGTGCATACGGTTATACATATAATGAGTCCGGAAGTTAGGGAATACTACTCCTTAGAAAGGATATGGGAAACACCTAAGTGA